In one Clupea harengus unplaced genomic scaffold, Ch_v2.0.2, whole genome shotgun sequence genomic region, the following are encoded:
- the minpp1b gene encoding multiple inositol polyphosphate phosphatase 1b, with the protein MRPVLLRRDFVLSAFSIMLFRIPSANFSKSTIPAIANYFGTKGRYEEVNPYLIDDILSVNKTLSKPPSPDCRAIHLTAVIRHGTRFPTAKNIRKIKRLHSLVVNEAKDSYTWLRDIKTKWVMWYTEEMDGKLVEKGRDDHRHLAVRLATSFPTLISKDNFQNNRMKFITSSKHRCVDSVEAFQEGLHRLWNIKDKSYSHEINDNLMRFFDQCKKFIEDVENNKTALQEVDFFKSSDEMKYVQERIADRLQIPLSHMTADMVEAAFFLCSYEFAIKSLNSPWCNLLDEADAQVLEYKNDLKQYWKRGYGHDINRKSSCTLFHDLFRRLDQAAYDFRFGHVTEAVTVQVGHAETLLPLLSLMGFFHDETPLTARNFHKQQGRSFRTSQIVPYAANLVFVLYDCSEGLRLQFLLNEKPMAFPSIDHPAPLYRTVRDHYGDLLKGCNFEKECELPKSSQKNTEL; encoded by the exons ATGAGGCCAGTACTTCTGAGGAGAGACTTTGTTCTCTCTGCCTTTAGTATTATGCTGTTTCGAATTCCAAGCGCTAATTTCTCGAAATCAACTATACCAGCGATTGCCAATTATTTTGGAACAAAAGGTAGATATGAAGAGGTAAATCCATATTTGATTGATGATATTTTATCCGTTAACAAGACCCTGTCAAAGCCTCCATCACCTGACTGTCGTGCAATTCACCTTACCGCTGTTATTAGGCATGGCACACGATTTCCTACCGCTAAAAATATTAGAAAAATCAAACGTCTCCACAGTCTCGTCGTAAATGAAGCCAAGGACTCCTACACGTGGTTAAGAGACATCAAGACTAAATGGGTAATGTGGTACACCGAAGAAATGGACGGAAAACTTGTGGAGAAGGGCAGGGATGATCACAGGCATTTGGCTGTGAGGTTGGCCACATCGTTTCCAACCTTGATCTCTAAGGACAACTTTCAAAACAATCGCATGAAGTTCATAACTAGCTCAAAACACAGGTGTGTTGACAGCGTGGAGGCTTTCCAAGAGGGCTTGCACAGGCTCTGGAATATCAAAG acaaAAGCTACAGCCATGAAATCAATGACAATCTAATGAGATTCTTTGATCAGTGTAAGAAATTCATTGAAGACGTAGAGAACAATAAAACCGCTCTTCAGGAGGTTGACTTCTTTAAGTCTTcagatgaaatgaaatatgTACAGGAGAGGATTGCCGATCGCTTGCAGATTCCCCTCAGTCACATGACCGCAG ATATGGTGGAGGCTGCTTTCTTCCTGTGTTCATACGAGTTTGCTATTAAGTCTCTGAATTCACCATGGTGCAACCTGTTGGATGAGGCTGATGCACAA GTTCTGGAGTACAAAAATGATCTGAAGCAATACTGGAAGAGGGGCTATGGTCATGACATCAACCGCAAATCCAGTTGCACTCTCTTTCATGACCTCTTTCGTCGACTTGATCAGGCTGCCTATGACTTCAG GTTCGGTCATGTGACTGAGGCTGTTACGGTGCAGGTGGGCCATGCTGAAACCCTACTACCCCTCCTCTCGCTCATGGGTTTCTTCCACGACGAGACGCCGCTAACCGCCCGCAACTTCCACAAGCAGCAGGGCCGCTCGTTCCGCACTAGCCAGATTGTGCCCTACGCTGCCAACTTAGTCTTCGTTCTGTACGACTGCAGCGAAGGCCTCAGGCTCCAGTTCCTGCTCAATGAGAAGCCAATGGCCTTCCCCAGCATCGACCATCCGGCTCCGCTGTACCGGACTGTCAGGGACCACTACGGTGACCTGCTGAAAGGCTGTAATTTCGAAAAGGAATGTGAACTACCCAAATCGAGCCAAAAGAACACAGAGTTGTGA
- the atad1b gene encoding outer mitochondrial transmembrane helix translocase: MVLKEIPADNIARPLGRNEVIGLLFRLTIFGAVTYFTIKWMVDAIDPTRKQKVEAQKQAEKLMRQIGVQNVKLSEYEMSIAAHLVDPLSMQITWSDIAGLDEVITELKDTVILPIQKRHLFEGSRLLQPPKGVLLYGPPGCGKTLIAKATAKEAGFRFINLQPSTLTDKWYGESQKLAAAVFTLAIKLQPSIIFIDEIDSFLRSRSSSDHEATAMMKAQFMSLWDGLDTDYNCQVIIMGATNRPQDLDSAILRRMPTRFHINTPNVRQREQILKLILENENVESLVDLCEIARETDGFSGSDLREMCRDAALLCVRDCVRNSSASSGDSSLELDFMRPIQQQDLRKAVQKMRKSKTAGGQPVLLHAALD; encoded by the exons ATGGTACTGAAGGAGATTCCAGCTGACAACATTGCCAGACCCCTGGGTCGCAATGAAGTCATTGGCTTACTTTTCCGCCTGACAATCTTTGGTGCAGTCACCTACTTCACCATCAAATGGATGGTGGATGCTATCGATCCAACCAGGAAACAGAAAGTTGAAGCGCAAAAACAG GCAGAGAAACTGATGCGACAGATAGGTGTTCAGAATGTGAAACTTTCAGAGTACGAGATGAGTATTGCTGCTCACCTGGTGGATCCGCTCAGCATGCAG ATCACCTGGAGCGACATCGCTGGCCTGGATGAAGTTATCACAGAACTGAAGGACACCGTCATCCTGCCCATCCAAAAGAGACACTTGTTTGAAGGCTCCCGTCTCCTCCAGCCCCCGAAAG GTGTGCTTCTGTATGGCCCCCCTGGTTGTGGTAAGACCCTGATCGCCAAAGCCACCGCCAAGGAGGCCGGGTTCCGCTTCATCAACCTGCAGCCCTCCACACTGACGGACAAGTGGTACGGCGAGTCCCAGAAGCTGGCCGCCGCCGTCTTCACCCTGGCTATCAAGCTCCAGCCCTCCATCATCTTCATCGATGAGATCG ACTCCTTCCTGAGGAGCCGCTCGAGCTCGGACCACGAGGCCACGGCCATGATGAAGGCCCAGTTCATGAGCCTGTGGGATGGGCTGGACACCGACTACAACTGTCAG GTCATAATCATGGGAGCCACCAACAGGCCCCAGGATCTAGACTCTGCCATTTTGAGGAGGATGCCCACCCGCTTCCATATAAACACACCT AATGTCAGACAAAGAGAACAAATCCTGAAGCTTATCCTGGAAAATGAGAAC GTGGAATCGTTGGTAGACCTATGCGAGATTGCCAGGGAGACGGACGGCTTTTCAGGAAGTGACCTCCGGGAGATGTGCCGGGACGCCGCGCTGCTTTGCGTACGGGACTGTGTGCGCAACAGCTCAGCGAGCTCCGGTGACAG cagtCTAGAGCTGGACTTCATGCGCCCCATACAGCAGCAGGATCTGCGGAAGGCCGTCCAGAAGATGAGGAAGTCCAAGACAGCTGGGGGCCAGCCTGTGCTGCTGCACGCCGCGCTGGACTAA
- the LOC122130820 gene encoding bifunctional 3'-phosphoadenosine 5'-phosphosulfate synthase 2-like — translation MCYVSFKTSPIGSDSENLVVSAGLPTGLVHIIRKHWNRVEKIDHINLENMSGTKKQRTDLQRATNVVYQAHHVSRSKRGQVVGTRAGFRGCTVWLTGLSGAGKTTIGFALEEYLVSHAIPCYSLDGDNIRQGLNRNLGFTSVDREENIRRIAEVAKLFADAGLVCITSFISPFTKDRDEARKIHDKAGLPFYEVFVNASLEVCESRDVKGLYKKARAGEIKGFTGIDSDYEKPEGSELVLKTGELTVNECIEQVVELLRMHDIVPSGVTEDVHELFIDENKLDLALSDANILPTVNITKLDLQWVQVLAEGWATPLKGFMREREFLQVLHFDTLLDGGTINLSVPIVLPVSSEDKERLDGCAAFALQFKGRRVAILRNPEFYEHRKEERCARQWGTTCPQHPYIKMVMESGDWLAGGELDVLERIKWDDGLDQYRLTPRELRQRFKDMKADAIFAFQLRNPVHNGHALLMQDTKRRLLERGYSNPVLLLHPLGGWTKDDDVPLEWRMKQHAAVLEEGVLDPANTIVAIFPSPMMYAGPTEVQWHCRARMIAGANFYIVGRDPAGMPHPETKKDMYEPTHGAKVLTMAPGLTSVEIIPFRVAAYNKVKKAMDFYDKEQHDDFEFISGTRMRKLARSGENPPDGFMAPKAWEVLTEYYGSLQKDQ, via the exons ATGTGCTACGTGTCATTCAAGACCTCGCCGATCGGCTCCGACTCCGAAAACCTGGTCGTCTCCGCCGGTCTGCCAACCGGTCTTGTTCACATCATTCGAAAACACTGGAACCGTGTCGAGAAAATTGACCACATAAACTTGGAGAACATGTCCGGGACCAAAAAACAGAGAACA GACCTCCAGAGAGCCACCAACGTTGTGTACCAGGCCCACCATGTCAGCAGGAGCAAAAGAGGCCAGGTGGTGGGCACCAGAGCAGGCTTCCGAGGATGCACAGTGTGGCTAACAG GGCTGTCGGGAGCTGGTAAAACCACCATTGGCTTCGCCCTGGAGGAGTACCTGGTGTCCCACGCAATCCCCTGCTACTCTCTGGACGGGGACAACATCCGACAGGGCTTAAACAGGAACCTGGGCTTCACGTCCGTGGATCGGGAGGAAAACATCCGGCGTATCGCGGAGGTGGCCAAACTGTTTGCTGACGCAGGCCTGGTCTGCATCACTAGTTTCATCTCGCCCTTCACTAAG GACAGGGACGAGGCCAGGAAAATCCACGACAAGGCCGGGCTGCCCTTCTACGAGGTGTTTGTGAACGCCTCACtagaggtgtgtgagagcagagaCGTCAAGGGGCTCTACAAGAAGGCAAGAGCTGGAGAGATCAAAG GTTTCACAGGCATCGACTCCGACTACGAGAAACCTGAAGGCTCAGAGCTCGTGCTGAAGACTGGGGAGTTGACTGTTAATGAGTGCATCGAGCAGGTGGTGGAGCTCCTCAGGATGCAC GACATTGTGCCCTCTGGTGTCACAGAGGACGTGCATGAGCTCTTCATTGACGAGAACAAGCTGGACCTGGCTCTAAGTGATGCCAACATATTGCCCACTGTAAACATCACCAAG CTGGACCTCCAGTGGGTGCAGGTGCTGGCTGAAGGCTGGGCTACCCCCCTGAAGGGCttcatgagggagagggagttcCTGCAGGTCCTTCACTTTGACACTCTGCTGGATG GTGGGACAATCAACCTTTCGGTGCCCATCGTCCTGCCGGTGTCCTCTGAGGACAAAGAGAGGCTGGACGGCTGCGCTGCCTTTGCCCTGCAGTTCAAAGGTCGGCGAGTGGCCATCCTCCGCAACCCTGAATTCTACGAGCATCGGAAGGAGGAGCGCTGTGCCAGACAGTGGGGCACCACCTGCCCCCAGCACCCCTACATCAAG ATGGTGATGGAGAGTGGTGATTGGCTCGCTGGTGGTGAATTGGATGTGCTGGAGCGAATCAAATGGGATGATGGGCTGGACCAGTACCGCCTCACCCCAAGGGAACTGAGACAGAGGTTCAAGGATATGAAAGCAG ATGCCATCTTTGCCTTCCAGCTGCGCAACCCTGTCCACAACGGGCACGCCTTGCTGATGCAGGACACCAAGCGCCGGCTCCTTGAGCGCGGCTATAGCAACCCCGTCCTGCTCCTTCACCCGCTCGGCGGCTGGACTAAGGACGACGACGTGCCACTGGAGTGGCGCATGAAGCAGCACGCCGCCGTGCTGGAGGAGGGCGTGCTGGACCCGGCCAACACCATTGTGGCTATTTTCCCATCCCCCATGATGTACGCTGGACCAACAGAG GTGCAGTGGCATTGCAGGGCCCGCATGATCGCTGGCGCCAACTTCTACATCGTGGGCCGCGACCCCGCTGGCATGCCCCACCCCGAGACTAAGAAGGACATGTACGAGCCCACCCACGGGGCCAAGGTCCTCACCATGGCACCGGGCCTGACCTCCGTCGAGATCATTCCTTTCCGTGTGGCGGCTTACAACAAGGTCAAGAAGGCTATGGACTTCTACGACAAAGAGCA ACACGATGATTTTGAGTTCATTTCGGGGACCAGGATGAGGAAGCTGGCTAGAAGCGGGGAGAACCCACCAGACGGATTCATGGCGCCCAAAGCCTGGGAGGTTCTCACCGAGTACTACGGTTCTCTGCAGAAAGATCAGTGA